A part of Vigna radiata var. radiata cultivar VC1973A unplaced genomic scaffold, Vradiata_ver6 scaffold_253, whole genome shotgun sequence genomic DNA contains:
- the LOC106755399 gene encoding ADP,ATP carrier protein 3, mitochondrial has translation MADGLEHPSVVQKLAGQSFLVSRLSPNIHSRNYSATGSYLNGGLHTSGLAALSSVSPITAHAPAEKGPGAFMVDFLMGGVSAAVSKTAAAPIERVKLLIQNQDEMIKSGRLSEPYKGIGDCFARTMKDEGVIALWRGNTANVIRYFPTQALNFAFKDYFKRLFNFKKDKDGYWKWFAGNLASGGAAGASSLLFVYSLDYARTRLANDSKAAKKGGERQFNGLIDVYRKTIKSDGIAGLYRGFNISCVGIIVYRGLYFGMYDSLKPVVLVGGLQDSFFASFLLGWGITIGAGLASYPIDTVRRRMMMTSGEAVKYKSSLHAFQTIVAKEGTKSLFKGAGANILRAVAGAGVLAGYDKLQLIMFGKKYGSGGG, from the exons ATGGCTGATGGACTGGAACATCCATCAGTTGTTCAGAAGCTAGCTGGACAGTCTTTCCTTGTCTCCAGGCTTAGCCCCAACATTCACTCCAGGAATTATTCCGCAACTGGTTCTTACCTCAATGGAGGACTGCACACTTCTGGGTTGGCTGCCTTGTCATCTGTATCTCCAATTACTGCACATGCTCCAGCAGAGAAAGGACCAGGTGCTTTTATGGTGGATTTTCTGATGGGCGGAGTATCTGCTGCTGTATCAAAGACAGCTGCTGCTCCAATTGAGAGAGTTAAATTGCTCATTCAAAATCAGGATGAAATGATCAAAAGTGGTCGGTTATCTGAACCATACAAGGGAATTGGTGATTGTTTTGCTCGAACCATGAAGGATGAGGGTGTGATTGCTCTTTGGAGAGGCAATACTGCCAATGTTATCAGATACTTCCCCACTCAG GCTCTGAACTTTGCTTTTAAGGATTACTTCAAGAGgctatttaactttaaaaaggACAAAGATGGCTACTGGAAATGGTTTGCTGGAAATTTGGCATCTGGTGGGGCTGCTGGGGCTTCTTCTCTCTTATTTGTCTATTCTTTGGATTATGCCCGAACTCGTTTGGCTAACGATTCAAAGGCTGCAAAGAAGGGTGGTGAGAGGCAGTTTAATGGTCTGATTGATGTATACAGGAAAACCATTAAGTCTGATGGTATTGCTGGCCTTTACCGTGGTTTCAACATTTCATGTGTTGGAATTATAGTGTACCGTGGTCTTTACTTTGGAATGTATGATTCTCTGAAACCAGTTGTTTTGGTTGGTGGGTTGCAG GATAGtttctttgctagtttcctttTGGGATGGGGAATCACAATTGGTGCTGGTTTGGCTTCCTATCCCATTGACACTGTGCGTAGAAGGATGATGATGACTTCTGGAGAAGCTGTGAAGTATAAGAGCTCTTTGCATGCATTTCAAACAATCGTAGCAAAAGAAGGTACCAAGTCACTCTTCAAAGGCGCTGGGGCAAACATATTGCGTGCTGTTGCAGGTGCTGGTGTGCTTGCTGGTTATGATAAGTTGCAGCTTATTATGTTCGGAAAGAAATACGGGTCTGGCGGGGGCTAA
- the LOC106755385 gene encoding sm-like protein LSM7: protein MSGRKETVLDLAKFVDKGVQVKLTGGRQVTGTLKGYDQLLNLVLDEAVEFLRDPDDPLKTTDQTRQLGLIVCRGTAVMLVSPTDGTDEIANPFIQPDGA from the exons ATG tCTGGCAGAAAAGAAACGGTTCTAGACCTTGCCAAGTTCGTAGACAAAGGCGTTCAAGTTAAGCTTACTGGTGGAAGACAAG TTACAGGGACTCTAAAAGGGTATGATCAGTTACTTAACCTCGTCCTAGATGAAGCAGTGGAGTTTTTAAGAG ATCCTGATGATCCTCTCAAAACTACCGATCAGACCAGACAACTTGGCCTAATT GTTTGTAGAGGAACTGCTGTCATGCTTGTGTCCCCAACTGATGGTACAGATGAAATCGCCAACCCCTTTATACAGCCAGATGGAgcttaa